One Mycolicibacterium parafortuitum DNA segment encodes these proteins:
- the hypE gene encoding hydrogenase expression/formation protein HypE: MPEPRPAVDPAAWVCPVALRDAPNIVMGHGGGGAMSGELIEHLFLPAFGPAADAGLGDSAVVDIGGARLAFSTDSFVVKPMVFPGGTIGDLAVNGTVNDLAMAGAVPKVLSTAFILEEGTPLDELARLAQAVGTAALAAGVKLVTGDTKVVDSGHGDGVYINTAGIGLIDERTDIRPQRARPGDAVIVSGDLGVHGVAVLSCREGLEFGTTVASDTAPLNGLVAAMIATGADLHALRDPTRGGLAATLNEIARAAAVGVSIDERALPIPSQVRDACSMLGLDPLYVANEGKLVAFVPAEDAERVLAAMHAHPLGAHAAMIGNCVGDHPGMVVARTALGGTRVVDLPIGEQLPRIC; the protein is encoded by the coding sequence ATGCCTGAGCCGCGGCCGGCTGTTGATCCGGCCGCGTGGGTATGCCCGGTCGCGCTGCGCGACGCGCCCAACATCGTGATGGGCCACGGAGGCGGCGGCGCGATGTCGGGAGAGCTCATCGAGCACCTGTTCCTGCCCGCGTTCGGGCCGGCGGCCGACGCCGGGCTCGGGGATTCGGCGGTCGTCGACATCGGCGGTGCCCGGCTGGCGTTCTCGACGGACTCCTTCGTCGTCAAACCGATGGTGTTTCCGGGTGGCACCATCGGCGATCTCGCAGTCAACGGGACCGTCAACGACCTCGCGATGGCCGGCGCGGTCCCCAAGGTGCTGTCGACGGCGTTCATCCTCGAGGAGGGCACCCCACTCGACGAACTTGCCCGCCTCGCCCAGGCCGTCGGGACCGCGGCGCTGGCGGCGGGGGTCAAACTGGTCACCGGCGACACCAAGGTCGTCGACTCCGGTCACGGCGACGGCGTGTACATCAACACCGCGGGTATCGGCCTGATCGACGAACGCACCGACATCCGCCCGCAGCGCGCCCGGCCGGGAGACGCGGTCATCGTCAGCGGTGACCTCGGCGTGCACGGGGTGGCCGTGCTGAGCTGCCGCGAAGGACTGGAGTTCGGCACCACGGTGGCCAGCGACACCGCTCCGCTGAACGGCCTGGTGGCCGCGATGATCGCCACCGGGGCCGACCTGCACGCGCTGCGCGACCCGACCCGGGGCGGGCTGGCCGCCACGCTCAACGAGATCGCCAGGGCCGCTGCGGTCGGAGTGTCGATCGACGAACGCGCGCTTCCGATTCCGTCGCAGGTGCGCGATGCGTGCAGCATGCTCGGCCTGGACCCGCTCTATGTCGCCAACGAGGGCAAACTCGTCGCGTTCGTGCCTGCCGAGGACGCCGAGCGGGTGCTCGCCGCGATGCACGCGCACCCACTGGGCGCCCACGCCGCGATGATCGGCAACTGCGTCGGCGATCACCCCGGCATGGTGGTGGCCCGGACGGCGCTGGGCGGCACCCGCGTGGTCGACCTGCCCATCGGCGAGCAGCTGCCCCGGATCTGCTGA
- a CDS encoding DUF6390 family protein: MPPTTGHPAGRRHTGHALFARFAYPPNELGYCGPQDTQALLGGGDRMAAVAREFDGAWPYLQAIADATGTADPLDVDVVRSYWVGGPSLDAVDAVTLLARLRSAFAGQVTGLLGDLPAAAPASAHHSFHVLVVYPWVRFLDRDPGTALGVLQNCRIRWGTVVSVDSEHVVLNSRPLARHDGGLTLAEPVAERVRWRRGATALTTAPEAGDVVAAHWDWVCGPLTAADTAALTAATQATLTLVNATRNRS, encoded by the coding sequence GTGCCCCCGACAACCGGACACCCGGCCGGGCGCAGGCACACCGGCCACGCGCTGTTCGCGCGGTTCGCCTACCCGCCCAACGAACTCGGGTACTGCGGGCCGCAGGACACGCAGGCGCTGCTGGGCGGCGGTGACCGGATGGCGGCGGTGGCGCGGGAGTTCGACGGCGCGTGGCCGTACCTGCAGGCGATCGCCGACGCGACGGGCACCGCCGATCCGCTCGACGTCGACGTGGTGCGCAGCTACTGGGTGGGCGGCCCGTCGCTGGACGCGGTGGACGCGGTGACGCTGCTGGCACGGCTCCGGTCGGCGTTCGCCGGGCAGGTGACGGGCCTGCTCGGCGATTTGCCGGCCGCGGCGCCGGCGTCGGCGCACCACAGCTTCCACGTCCTGGTGGTGTACCCATGGGTGCGTTTCCTGGATCGGGACCCGGGCACCGCGCTGGGCGTGCTGCAGAACTGCCGGATCCGTTGGGGCACCGTGGTTTCGGTGGACAGTGAGCATGTGGTGCTGAACAGCCGGCCGCTGGCGCGCCACGACGGCGGCCTGACGCTGGCAGAGCCTGTCGCCGAGCGGGTGCGGTGGCGTCGCGGGGCGACGGCGCTGACCACCGCGCCCGAGGCCGGTGATGTCGTCGCCGCCCACTGGGACTGGGTGTGCGGACCGCTCACCGCCGCGGACACCGCGGCGCTGACGGCGGCGACGCAGGCCACGCTGACGCTGGTGAACGCGACCAGAAACCGATCATGA
- a CDS encoding glycosyltransferase, whose amino-acid sequence MRVAVVAGPDPGHAFPAIALCLKFLAAGDVPTLLTGTRWLDTARAEGLDAIELDGLDPTAFDDDTDAGDKIHRRAARMAVLNRDRIADLGPDLVVSDSITVCGGLAAELLGVPWVELNTHPLYRPSKGLPPIGSGLAPGVGVRGRVRDAVLRALSARSWRAGLRQRSAARVEIGLPAEDPGPLRRLIATLPALEVPRPDWPAEAVVVGPLHFEPTTDVLELPPGDGPVVVVAPSTATTGADGMAEVALSALVPGRTLPEGARVVVSRLDAGDAEVPPWAVVGLGRQDELLARADLLICGGGHGTVAKSLLAGVPMVVVPGGGDQWEIANRVVRQGSAQLVRPLAADALVAAVREVLGSQAYREAARRAGAGVAGVGDPVQVCHAAIGAPA is encoded by the coding sequence ATGCGTGTCGCCGTGGTCGCTGGACCTGATCCGGGCCACGCCTTTCCGGCGATCGCCCTGTGCCTGAAGTTCCTGGCCGCCGGGGATGTCCCGACCCTGCTGACCGGCACGCGGTGGCTGGACACGGCGCGCGCCGAGGGCCTCGACGCGATCGAACTGGACGGTCTGGATCCGACCGCGTTCGACGACGACACCGACGCCGGCGACAAGATCCACCGGCGCGCCGCGCGGATGGCCGTGCTGAACCGGGACCGCATCGCTGATCTCGGGCCGGATCTGGTGGTCTCGGATTCGATCACCGTGTGCGGTGGGCTGGCCGCCGAATTGCTCGGGGTGCCGTGGGTGGAGCTCAACACCCACCCGTTGTATCGCCCGTCGAAGGGACTCCCGCCGATCGGCAGCGGGCTCGCCCCCGGCGTCGGAGTTCGCGGCCGGGTGCGTGATGCCGTGTTGCGCGCGCTGAGCGCCCGGTCGTGGCGGGCCGGGCTGCGCCAGCGATCCGCCGCCCGCGTCGAGATCGGGCTGCCGGCCGAGGACCCCGGACCGCTGCGCCGGCTGATCGCCACGCTGCCGGCGCTGGAGGTGCCGCGGCCGGACTGGCCGGCAGAGGCGGTCGTGGTGGGTCCGCTGCACTTCGAGCCGACCACCGACGTGCTGGAATTGCCCCCGGGTGACGGTCCGGTCGTGGTGGTGGCCCCGTCGACGGCGACTACCGGCGCCGACGGCATGGCGGAGGTGGCGCTCAGCGCGCTGGTGCCCGGCCGGACACTCCCCGAGGGGGCCCGGGTGGTGGTGTCCCGGCTCGACGCCGGCGACGCCGAGGTACCGCCGTGGGCGGTCGTCGGGCTCGGCCGCCAGGACGAACTGCTGGCCCGGGCGGATCTGCTGATCTGCGGCGGCGGGCACGGCACCGTCGCGAAGTCGCTGCTGGCCGGCGTGCCGATGGTCGTCGTCCCGGGCGGGGGAGACCAGTGGGAGATCGCCAACCGCGTTGTGCGCCAAGGTAGTGCGCAGCTCGTCCGGCCGCTGGCCGCCGACGCGCTGGTGGCCGCGGTGCGCGAGGTCCTGGGGTCGCAGGCTTACCGGGAGGCGGCCAGGCGGGCCGGTGCCGGTGTGGCCGGGGTCGGAGATCCGGTACAGGTGTGCCATGCCGCGATCGGGGCCCCGGCGTAG
- a CDS encoding limonene-1,2-epoxide hydrolase family protein: MTDEASEDITQAPAIRAGTDAKEIVRRFLIALEADDIDTVESLAAPELVWQNVGLPSIRGRSRIVRLLRRAQGKYGFAVKFHRIAAEGGTVLTERTDAIVIGPLRLQFWVCGAFEVNDAGQITLWRDYFDMLDFLLKAPLRAVVGVAVPSLRPKFG; this comes from the coding sequence ATGACCGATGAGGCTTCCGAAGACATCACACAGGCCCCCGCAATCAGGGCCGGCACAGACGCCAAGGAGATCGTTCGCCGGTTCCTGATCGCGCTGGAAGCCGACGACATCGACACCGTGGAATCGCTTGCGGCGCCCGAGCTGGTCTGGCAGAACGTCGGCCTGCCCAGCATCCGCGGCCGCAGCAGGATCGTGCGGCTGCTGCGGCGGGCTCAGGGCAAGTACGGGTTCGCGGTGAAGTTCCACCGCATCGCCGCCGAGGGCGGCACCGTGCTGACCGAGCGCACCGACGCCATCGTCATCGGCCCCCTGCGCCTGCAGTTCTGGGTGTGCGGCGCATTCGAGGTCAACGACGCCGGTCAGATCACGCTGTGGCGGGACTATTTCGACATGCTGGACTTCCTGCTGAAAGCCCCGCTGCGCGCGGTGGTCGGCGTCGCGGTGCCGTCGCTGCGCCCGAAGTTCGGCTGA
- the pspM gene encoding phage shock envelope stress response protein PspM, with product MSTRTGRPQMWRSVTQRGVDTAAEWSNVLADRLSAAADPRAKLLRKRRWALRLAVFFTVSALFWIAMTALVAAWDTPVWALFIPSPIAVGAAFLATLAFLRYRWLRREPLPPQRVSHRLPPWGSAAREPMAALQASERGLFSLLGVMERGAMLPAHELGELRVAAERTAATMAATSIEVVSMENAVKASPQSRAHLTPTIAAFTGQLQQGARQYGEMVSAAAQLVSAANSGALSSSPMTQRRYRDELESATDRLMGWAQAFDELGHLRRA from the coding sequence GTGAGTACCAGGACCGGTAGGCCGCAGATGTGGCGCTCCGTGACGCAGCGCGGCGTCGACACGGCCGCCGAATGGTCGAACGTACTCGCCGACAGGCTCAGCGCCGCTGCCGATCCGCGCGCCAAACTGTTGCGCAAGCGGCGTTGGGCGTTGCGGCTTGCGGTGTTCTTCACGGTGTCCGCGCTGTTCTGGATCGCGATGACCGCGTTGGTGGCGGCGTGGGACACCCCGGTGTGGGCGCTGTTCATCCCGTCGCCGATCGCGGTCGGCGCGGCGTTCCTGGCCACGCTGGCCTTCCTGCGCTACCGCTGGTTGCGCCGCGAACCCCTTCCACCGCAGCGGGTCTCGCACCGGTTACCGCCGTGGGGCTCGGCGGCGCGGGAGCCGATGGCGGCGCTGCAGGCCTCCGAGCGCGGCCTGTTCTCCCTGCTCGGGGTGATGGAACGCGGGGCGATGTTGCCCGCCCACGAACTGGGGGAGTTGCGGGTCGCCGCGGAACGGACCGCCGCCACCATGGCCGCCACCTCCATCGAGGTGGTGTCGATGGAGAACGCCGTCAAGGCGTCCCCGCAGTCGCGGGCCCATCTCACCCCGACCATCGCCGCGTTCACCGGGCAGCTTCAGCAGGGCGCCCGCCAGTACGGCGAAATGGTCTCGGCGGCAGCGCAATTGGTGTCGGCAGCCAACTCCGGCGCGCTGTCGAGCTCACCGATGACGCAGCGGCGCTACCGCGACGAACTCGAGTCGGCCACCGACCGGCTGATGGGCTGGGCGCAGGCGTTCGACGAGCTGGGACACCTGCGCCGAGCCTGA
- the pspA gene encoding phage shock protein PspA: MANPFTKAWKYLMALFSSKVDEYADPKVQIQQAIEEAQRQHQALTQQAAQVIGNQRQLEMRLNRQLADIEKLQVNVRQALTLADQAVANGDANKATEYNNAAEAFAAQLVTAEQSVEDLKGLHDQALQAAGQAKKAVEQNAMMLQQKIAERTKLLSQLEQAKMQEQVSNSLRSMSELAAPGNTPSLDEVRDKIERRYANAIGQAELAQNSVQGRMMEVQQASVQMAGHSRLEQIRASMRGEQLPAGGATPASPQQAPNPTQATPAADPTPENPLSQ; this comes from the coding sequence ATGGCCAATCCGTTCACCAAGGCGTGGAAGTACCTCATGGCGCTGTTCAGCTCCAAGGTCGACGAGTACGCCGACCCGAAGGTGCAGATCCAGCAGGCGATCGAGGAGGCGCAGCGCCAGCACCAGGCCCTGACCCAGCAGGCCGCGCAGGTGATCGGCAACCAGCGCCAGCTGGAGATGCGGCTGAACCGTCAGCTCGCCGACATCGAGAAGCTGCAGGTCAACGTGCGTCAGGCGCTGACCCTGGCGGATCAGGCCGTCGCCAACGGCGACGCCAACAAGGCCACCGAGTACAACAACGCCGCCGAGGCGTTCGCCGCGCAGCTGGTCACCGCCGAGCAGAGCGTCGAGGACCTCAAGGGGCTGCACGACCAGGCGCTGCAGGCCGCCGGGCAGGCCAAGAAGGCCGTCGAGCAGAACGCGATGATGCTGCAGCAGAAGATCGCCGAGCGCACCAAGCTGCTGTCCCAGCTCGAGCAGGCCAAGATGCAGGAGCAGGTGAGCAACTCCCTGCGCTCGATGAGTGAGCTGGCCGCGCCGGGCAACACGCCCAGCCTCGACGAGGTCCGCGACAAGATCGAACGCCGCTACGCCAACGCCATCGGTCAGGCCGAGCTCGCCCAGAACTCGGTGCAGGGCCGGATGATGGAGGTCCAGCAGGCCAGCGTCCAGATGGCCGGCCACTCGCGGCTGGAGCAGATCCGCGCGTCGATGCGTGGCGAGCAGCTGCCCGCCGGCGGCGCGACGCCCGCATCCCCGCAGCAGGCACCGAACCCGACCCAGGCCACCCCGGCCGCCGATCCGACACCGGAAAACCCGCTGTCGCAGTGA
- the clgR gene encoding transcriptional regulator ClgR, with the protein MAALVREVIGDVLRRARVEQGRTLREVSDSARVSLGYLSEVERGRKEASSELLNAICTALDIPLSRVLTEAGSELAAEESRAAVPVGVPNIDVSTKVVIPQVASMAVA; encoded by the coding sequence ATGGCGGCATTGGTGCGTGAAGTGATCGGCGACGTTCTGCGTCGAGCCCGGGTGGAGCAGGGGCGCACCCTGCGTGAGGTCTCGGATTCCGCGCGGGTCAGCCTGGGTTACCTGTCCGAGGTGGAACGCGGCCGCAAGGAGGCCTCCAGCGAGCTGCTCAACGCGATCTGCACCGCGCTCGACATCCCGTTGTCACGGGTGCTCACCGAGGCCGGCAGCGAACTCGCGGCCGAGGAGTCCCGCGCCGCGGTGCCGGTCGGCGTCCCGAACATCGACGTGTCCACCAAGGTCGTCATTCCGCAGGTCGCGTCCATGGCGGTGGCCTGA
- the pgsA gene encoding CDP-diacylglycerol--glycerol-3-phosphate 3-phosphatidyltransferase, with the protein MPGQPHTDPVVPRARVANVANALTAFRMVLVPVFLVVLFVGDGHETYWRTVAFIIFAVAVITDHFDGALARSYGMVTEFGTLADPIADKALIGSALVGLSVLGDLPWWVTVLILVREVAVTVLRLVVLRRGVIPASRGGKLKTLVQAVAIGLFVMPLSGAWLTTAWVIMLVAVVLTVVTGVDYFVSAFRDWRARPARQA; encoded by the coding sequence GTGCCGGGCCAACCACATACCGATCCTGTGGTTCCCCGTGCCCGCGTCGCCAACGTCGCCAATGCGCTGACCGCGTTCCGGATGGTGCTGGTTCCGGTCTTCCTGGTCGTGTTGTTCGTCGGCGACGGCCACGAAACCTATTGGCGAACAGTGGCGTTCATCATCTTCGCGGTGGCCGTCATCACCGACCACTTCGACGGCGCGCTGGCCCGCAGCTACGGGATGGTCACCGAGTTCGGCACCTTGGCCGATCCGATCGCCGACAAGGCGCTGATCGGGTCCGCGCTCGTCGGGCTGTCGGTGCTCGGCGACCTGCCGTGGTGGGTGACCGTGCTGATCCTGGTCCGTGAGGTCGCGGTGACGGTGCTGCGGTTGGTGGTGCTGCGTCGCGGCGTGATCCCGGCCAGCCGGGGCGGCAAGCTCAAGACGCTGGTGCAGGCGGTCGCGATCGGGCTGTTCGTGATGCCGTTGTCCGGGGCCTGGCTGACCACCGCCTGGGTCATCATGCTCGTCGCCGTCGTGCTGACCGTGGTGACCGGCGTCGACTACTTCGTCTCCGCGTTCCGGGACTGGCGGGCGCGCCCCGCACGGCAGGCGTGA
- a CDS encoding amino-acid N-acetyltransferase yields the protein MSADAEATADEFVVRRARTSDVPGIKALVDIYAGRILLEKNLVTLYESVQEFWVAELAGEVIGCGALHVLWSDLGEVRTVAVHPKVRGKGVGHAVVERLLEVAAELRLQRIFVLTFEVEFFARHGFKEIEGTPVTAEVYEEMCRSYDTGVAEFLDLSYVKPNILGNTRMLLLL from the coding sequence ATGAGCGCAGATGCGGAGGCCACCGCCGACGAGTTCGTGGTGCGCCGCGCACGGACCTCGGATGTGCCGGGTATCAAAGCGCTCGTCGACATCTACGCGGGCAGGATCCTGCTGGAGAAGAACCTCGTCACGCTCTACGAGTCCGTCCAGGAGTTCTGGGTGGCCGAATTGGCCGGCGAGGTGATCGGCTGCGGTGCGTTGCACGTGCTGTGGTCGGACCTCGGCGAGGTGCGCACCGTCGCGGTGCATCCGAAGGTGCGCGGCAAGGGTGTGGGGCACGCCGTCGTCGAACGTCTGCTGGAGGTCGCCGCGGAGTTGCGGCTGCAGCGGATCTTCGTGCTCACGTTCGAGGTGGAGTTTTTCGCGCGCCACGGCTTCAAGGAGATCGAGGGCACCCCGGTCACCGCGGAGGTGTACGAGGAGATGTGCCGCTCCTACGACACCGGTGTCGCCGAGTTCCTGGACCTGTCCTACGTCAAACCCAACATCCTCGGCAACACCCGCATGCTGCTGTTGCTGTGA
- a CDS encoding type III polyketide synthase, whose product MSRPDTGAILAVRAAFPPYRHTQSELTAKVAELCGIGPAEQATLERLHAAAGVEHRHTVLPLSDYVDVSTPAAANDRYIDAALDLAETSLRDALAASGLAPDELDLLIVTSVTGVAVPSLDARLIPRLGLRPDVKRLPIFGLGCVAGAAGLARLHDYLLAWPDHHAALVAVELCSLSWPTTRITTADLVVTGLFGDGAAALVAGAGRGPRIVATRSEVYPDSGDMLGWRLASDGFRIVLTAELADVVERHLAGTVTAFLAEHDLTVEDITAWVCHPGGPKVIDAVQNSLKLADAAVAPSRRSLAEIGNVSSVSVLDILGRTLDAPPPPGSLGLVIGLGPGVSAELVLLRW is encoded by the coding sequence ATGTCCAGGCCTGACACCGGCGCGATCCTGGCCGTGCGTGCGGCGTTCCCGCCGTACCGCCACACCCAGTCCGAACTGACCGCCAAGGTCGCCGAACTCTGCGGCATCGGCCCCGCCGAGCAAGCGACGCTGGAGCGGCTGCACGCCGCCGCGGGTGTCGAGCACCGCCACACCGTGCTGCCGCTGAGCGATTACGTGGACGTGAGCACGCCGGCGGCCGCCAACGACCGCTACATCGACGCCGCGCTCGATCTCGCCGAGACCTCGCTGCGCGACGCGCTGGCGGCGTCGGGACTGGCCCCCGACGAGCTCGACCTTTTGATCGTCACCTCGGTGACCGGCGTGGCGGTGCCGTCGCTGGACGCGCGGCTGATCCCGCGGCTGGGGTTGCGCCCCGACGTCAAACGACTGCCGATCTTCGGGCTGGGCTGCGTCGCCGGGGCCGCCGGGCTGGCCCGGTTGCACGACTACCTGCTGGCCTGGCCGGATCACCACGCCGCGTTGGTCGCGGTCGAACTGTGTTCGCTGAGCTGGCCGACCACCCGGATCACCACGGCCGACCTGGTGGTCACCGGCCTGTTCGGCGACGGCGCGGCCGCGCTGGTGGCCGGGGCCGGGCGCGGCCCGCGCATCGTCGCCACGCGCAGCGAGGTCTACCCCGACAGCGGCGACATGCTGGGCTGGCGGCTGGCCTCCGACGGGTTCCGGATCGTGCTCACCGCAGAACTCGCCGATGTGGTCGAACGGCACCTCGCGGGCACCGTGACCGCATTCCTGGCCGAACACGACCTGACCGTCGAGGACATCACCGCGTGGGTGTGCCATCCCGGCGGCCCGAAGGTCATCGACGCCGTGCAGAACAGCCTGAAGCTCGCCGATGCCGCCGTCGCGCCGAGTCGGCGCTCGCTCGCCGAGATCGGCAACGTGTCGTCGGTGTCGGTGCTGGACATCCTGGGACGCACGCTCGACGCGCCGCCGCCGCCGGGATCGCTGGGCCTGGTGATCGGGCTCGGGCCCGGCGTCAGCGCGGAACTGGTGTTGTTGCGGTGGTGA
- a CDS encoding UbiA family prenyltransferase, producing the protein MTPAPARRVRALIAAGHPGPSLAITGLVAVLAATAAPSAAAPAWAVAAMLAGQLSIGWSNDALDAARDAAAGRTDKPVVTGAIGVRTVWTAALTALAAAVAMALAVSVLTSILLVVVIGAGWLYNLGGKATPASGLLYLLGFGPLPAYAASTLPGQPLPTWYATAAAALVGLGGHFVNVLPDLAADRATGVAGLPQRVGARWGAGAVRASALVLLLAASVLLLVASGFHPVAVAGLVVAVLLAVVAAVGSGRVPFAAAFGIAAVDVVLLMVVGYVQA; encoded by the coding sequence ATGACGCCCGCCCCGGCGCGCCGCGTGCGGGCGCTGATCGCCGCGGGTCATCCCGGCCCGTCGCTGGCGATCACCGGGCTCGTCGCCGTGCTCGCCGCGACCGCCGCGCCGTCCGCCGCCGCACCGGCCTGGGCCGTCGCCGCGATGCTGGCCGGCCAGTTGTCGATCGGGTGGTCCAACGACGCGCTCGATGCCGCACGCGATGCCGCGGCGGGCCGTACCGACAAGCCGGTGGTCACCGGGGCGATCGGGGTGCGGACGGTGTGGACCGCGGCGCTGACCGCACTGGCCGCGGCCGTCGCGATGGCGCTGGCCGTCAGCGTGCTCACCTCGATCCTGCTGGTGGTCGTGATCGGCGCCGGGTGGCTCTACAACCTGGGCGGCAAGGCCACACCGGCCTCCGGGCTGCTCTACCTGCTCGGGTTCGGGCCGCTGCCCGCGTACGCCGCCAGCACCCTCCCGGGGCAGCCGTTGCCGACCTGGTACGCCACCGCCGCGGCGGCGCTGGTCGGCCTGGGCGGCCACTTCGTCAACGTGCTGCCCGATCTGGCCGCCGACCGGGCGACCGGGGTGGCCGGGCTGCCGCAGCGGGTGGGGGCACGGTGGGGTGCCGGCGCGGTGCGGGCGAGCGCGCTGGTGCTGCTGCTGGCCGCGTCGGTGCTGCTGTTGGTCGCGTCGGGATTCCACCCGGTCGCGGTGGCCGGGCTCGTGGTCGCGGTCCTGCTCGCGGTGGTGGCCGCGGTCGGCTCCGGGCGGGTGCCGTTCGCCGCCGCGTTCGGCATCGCCGCCGTCGACGTCGTGCTGCTGATGGTGGTCGGCTATGTCCAGGCCTGA
- a CDS encoding class I SAM-dependent methyltransferase, with protein sequence MRLSLRGANPAEWLALRTGLVPTAAAEAWGGMALSAVLITAVRTGITARLAQGPASADELAAELGLDPVPTRLLLDCLRSGGHVKARSGRYRLSRSSRRWLDPASRLSVAQYVAGTSDYWAWWSALDEVTRTGRPAGHHDAPPDDEYWHRYIHGQFELARLSAAEVAGKLRLPAGARSLLDIGGGHGWYSAALCERHPGLTATVLDLPGSARVGREIIAAAGLSDRVSHRDGDATVDDLGSGYDAVLCFNLLHHLTAEQTVTLFGRIRDALAPGGTFAVMDAFAEPHRRTSAQANVLGLFVYLSSGAQVHPPAQLHDWLREAGFGVPRRIPILRIPGQAMYVIEKP encoded by the coding sequence ATGAGGCTTTCTCTGCGCGGCGCCAACCCCGCCGAATGGCTCGCCCTGCGTACCGGTCTGGTCCCGACCGCCGCCGCCGAGGCGTGGGGCGGGATGGCACTGTCGGCGGTGCTGATCACCGCCGTGCGCACCGGCATCACCGCCCGCCTGGCCCAGGGGCCCGCGTCTGCCGACGAGCTGGCCGCCGAACTGGGCCTCGATCCCGTGCCGACCCGACTGCTGCTGGACTGCCTGCGTTCGGGCGGTCACGTCAAGGCCCGGTCCGGCCGCTACCGGCTCAGCCGGTCGTCACGGCGCTGGCTGGACCCGGCATCCCGGTTGTCGGTGGCGCAGTACGTGGCGGGCACCTCCGACTACTGGGCATGGTGGTCGGCCCTGGACGAGGTGACGCGCACCGGGCGGCCCGCCGGCCATCACGACGCCCCGCCCGACGACGAATACTGGCACCGCTACATCCACGGCCAGTTCGAGCTCGCGCGACTCAGCGCCGCCGAGGTGGCGGGCAAGCTGCGACTCCCCGCCGGGGCACGATCGCTGCTCGACATCGGCGGCGGCCACGGCTGGTACTCGGCGGCCCTGTGTGAACGCCATCCCGGGCTGACCGCGACCGTGCTCGACCTGCCGGGCAGCGCCCGGGTCGGCCGCGAGATCATCGCCGCCGCAGGTCTGTCCGACCGGGTTTCCCACCGCGACGGGGATGCGACCGTCGACGATCTCGGCAGCGGGTACGACGCGGTGCTGTGCTTCAACCTGCTGCACCACCTGACCGCCGAGCAGACGGTCACGCTGTTCGGCCGGATCCGCGACGCGCTCGCCCCGGGCGGCACGTTCGCCGTGATGGATGCGTTCGCCGAACCGCACCGCCGCACCTCGGCGCAGGCCAACGTGCTGGGCCTGTTCGTCTACCTGAGCTCGGGGGCGCAGGTGCATCCCCCGGCGCAGCTGCACGACTGGCTGCGTGAGGCCGGGTTCGGCGTACCCCGCCGAATCCCGATCCTGCGGATCCCCGGGCAAGCCATGTACGTCATCGAGAAGCCCTAG